The window CAATATAACTACTGGCTGTACTCATCCCGTAAAGAAAACCAGAGCAAGCGGCCATTAAGTCATAAGAAAAGGCATTTGTTGCGCCTATTTGAGAAGCAACATAGGCTGCAGTAGAAGCAACTGGCATATCTGGAGTTACTGTAGCGACAAGAACCAAGTCAATGGTTTTAGGGTCTAAACTGGCACTAGAAATTAGATCTTCAGCAGCTTTAATAGCTAGATAAGAAGCTCCTTTGTCCTTATCTTTAAGTATGCGTCGCTCCTTAATCCCGGTGCGAGAAAAGATCCATTCATCGTTTGTATCGACCATGGTTTCTAAAATAGCATTTGTAAGCTTATACTCTGGAGTATAGGCACCAACTGCCGTTATCGCCGCTTTGATATTACTCATACTGGTGATTCTATTGAATTATTTAGAGCGGTGAAAGCTACTAAAAAAGCTCTAGAAACAACAAAAAATGACACATTTTTAATAAAAACGTGTCATTTTTTGTGATTTCATATTGAAAACCAAAGTTTTCTAAGAAAAATACAACTATTAATTAAGCTTCTGCTACTTCAGTTTTATCGATAAGTACATTACCTCTGTAGTATAATTTACCTTCGTGCCAGTGAGCTCTGTGATAAAGGTGAGCTTCACCAGTTGTTGAATCTGTAGCAATTTGAGGAACTGAAGCTTTGTAGTGAGTTCTTCTTTTGTCTCTTCTCGTTTTCGAGATTTTTCTCTTAGGATGCGCCATGGCTATAAGTTATTATCCGTTTTTAATTTCTTTAATGCTTCCCATCTGGGATCTATTTCTTTATTTTTATTCTCTTCTGGATCTGAAACACTTAATTCTTCTAGTTTTTCTAAGACGTCTGACTCTAATGAGCCGTCCTCAACACCTGGATGAACTCTCTTTTGAGGAATGGAGAGCACGATCATTTCATACACATATTGAGCTATGTTAAACTCATAATCGCCGTGTGATAAAATTAATAACTCTTCATTATCATCATTAAAAGCTTCTCCAAATTTAATCACCAAATCCATCGAAGCATTAATCTCAAGATCAAAAGGCTCATTAGTAACATCACAATTGACATTTACAGAACCTTGAGCTTCTAATAAAAGATCCATGATGGTATTTCTTTTATCTAATTGCGCTTCAACAGTAATTGATGAACTGTTAAATTCTTCAAATCCAAAATTTTCAAAAAACGTATTATCGACCTCGTACTTAAACTGGTGTTTACCTTGCTTTAATCCGGCAAAGGATATCATAAAAGCTTTGAGTTCCATAATCCTACTCTTTCAAAGAGCGTGCAAAGATAATAAAAGTTATTAAAAATCTAGTGTTAATATCATCTTCGTTTGCGAGAAAGTTTTTTAAGCGGATTTTCATTTAAGATATCATACTCTTTTCGCTTTCTATAAATATGAATTGCTGTATGGATTGCCGCAATAAATGACTCTGGATGTGCCTCTCCTTTTCCTGCAATATCAAAGCCTGTACCGTGATCTGGACTTGTTCTTACATGACTCAATCCTGCAGTATAATTTACTCCATGTCCAAAGGCTATAGTTTTAAAAGGCACCAGCCCTTGATCGTGATAACTTGCTAGTATGGCGTCGAACTCTTGATATTTTTTATTTCCAAAAAAAGAATCTGCTGCGTAGGGACCAAAAATGATGTTACCGTCTTCCCTCAATTCTTCTAGCGCTGGTATCAACGTATCTTGATCGTCAGTGCCTATTACTCCATTATCGCCTACATGAGGATTTATCCCCAAAACAGCAATCCTAGGTTTACTTATCCCAAAATCCTTTTTAAGCGACTCTTTTATTGTCCCTATTTTAGTTTTAATGACTTTTGCATTAATTCTGGCAGGAACATCTTTTACAGGAACATGGTCGGTAAGCAAACCTACTCTAAGTTCATTTGACACCATGAACATTAGACTTTCACCTTCAAGTTCTTGATTTAAGTAATCGGTATGACCTGGAAAACTGAAATCTTCAGAATGAATAGATTCTTTATTTATAGGAGCTGTAACTAGCACATCTATTTCATTATTCTTTAACGCCTCTGTTGCTGATGCTAAACTTTTAACTGCAAGAGCTCCAGCCTCAGAGTTTACCTCGCCCCATTGTACATTAAAAGGCTCCTTTATAAGTCGCAGCACATTAAATTTTCCATGCACTATTTGATCTAAGGATGTGATACCATGAATTTTTGTCTTAAGCCCAAAGGATTTTGCATAATAAGAGAGTAGTTTTGTGCTAGCAAAAACAACTGGAGTAAACAGTTCTAGCATTCTAGGATCTTCAAATGCCTTTAAAATTATCTCACCACCTATTCCATTTGGGTCTCCTATAGTCATTCCTACCTTGATATTCTCTTCCTTATTCATATTTTGCGCTCTTTAAGCCGTATTTTTGAAAGCATAAAAGTAAAGTTTTTTAATCAGTTATGTTTACAGGAATCATAGAGAGTGCAGCAGAAGTTAAAGAAATTAGAAAAGAAAACACAAATGTCCATCTTACATTAAGCTCTAATTTAACGTCTGAGTTAAAAATTGACCAAAGTGTGGCACACAACGGCGTTTGTCTTACTGTCGTTTCTATAAATAGTGATCAATACACGGTTACCGCAATAGAAGAAACACTTTTGAAAACGAACATTAAACATCTTGAGGTAGGTGATATCGTTAATATGGAACGTGCTATGAAAATGGGTGCGCGACTAGATGGTCATATAGTTCAAGGTCATGTAGATCAAACAGCAACCTGCACTCAAGTGCTAAATAAAGACGGTTCTTGGATTTTCAGTTTTGAATACGATCCTACACTTCATAATGTAACTATTGAAAAAGGCAGTATTTGTATTAATGGAGTGAGTCTTACCGTTGTAGATTCAAAACCTAATAGTTTCTCTGTAGCTATTATTCCTTATACTTACGAGCACACTGGATTTAAGACTCTTTCTAAAGGTGATATAGTAAATCTAGAATTTGATGTAATCGGGAAATACGTGAAAAGATTAATGAATCTTTAAGCAGTTTTTTTAGTCCTAGGTAAATGATATGCTATAATCAGTAGTATAGCTACAACGATTAAAACCCAAGCATTACTATCAATAGGAACAACATCACCTGGAGGCGTGGGACCCATTTTTGTTCTCGTGTCTGGCGGCGGCGGCACTTGCTGAACCATCGTTAACAAGAAAAGGTGAAACTTAACTAATATCATTTGAAAAAAATATTCGGATGCGAATGTAGAAATTAAATTGATTTACGGCAAAAAAGATTTACTATCTATACATTAAATTTTAGTTATGCGCAGTTCGTCGATTATTTGATTGATTCACAGGGAATATAAAAAATAATCCTGACTGCTAAAGAAACTTATGCTAATGCAACGATAATTTGAAACATAAAATTGTAAAGCTCGTCTTGATGAAATACGTATTTAAAGCAAGTATAGTTTTAATTTTCAAAAAAAACGACTGGCTTTTGAGTGAAAACCAGCCGTTAAACTTAAATCATTAAATACGCTTACATTTTGGAAGCAAGAATTAATGCATTGTATAGATTCACCATTTTACCTGAAACTGTAGTTTCTCCAAATGGTTTCATATCCTCTGCATTTCCTCCTAAAACAACTCTGGCGCTCGTTGTTAATCCACTATCCATTATAACTTGCTTTACCTGAGCTGCGGTAAGCTTAGGGTATTGTGATCTTATTACTGCTGCTACACCAGCGGTTGCAGGGGCAGCCATAGAAGTACCACCAGCATTGCGGTATTCGTTATTTGGTGCCGTAGAGTAAATTGCCACTCCAGGAGCAAATACATCTACACTACTTTTACCGTAATTTGAAAAATTAGCTAATAAACCAGAACCGTATTCATAGTTCAATGCTCCTACTGTGATAAAGTTATCAGAAATTTCAGCACCAGCTAATTCTTGATCTTGTGGATATACTTGTGTGAAATCAGTATCTATACCTTCATTACCGGCTGCATTTACAAATAATACATCTTTACTTTCAGCATATTTGATTGCTTCCCAAACCCATTCTGGATTTGTAGAATGATATTTACCGAAACTACCATTAATAACAGTTGCGCCATTGTCAGCAGCGTAACGTATAGCTTTTGCGATATCTTTATCATACTCATCTGCTTGAGAAACAGCTCTTAATACCATGATCTCTACGTTATTTGCTACACCATTAACACCTAAGCCATTATCACGCTCTGCTGCTATGATTCCAGCAACGTGTGTTCCATGAAATGCATCTGCTTTCTCAGGATCTGGACCGGAGTATTCATTGTTCCCGTAAACTGGAGTATCCCATGTGTAAGGATCATCATTTAAAATATCCTTACGGTAATTTGTTTTGATTTTATCACCATTTAGTAAAGCTGTTAAACCATCTACCTCATCTTGTAAAAGTCCAATAAGCGCTTTAAAACTTTCATATTGCGGGAATACTCTACCTGCAATACCTTTTGCTTGTACTAACTCTTGGTCATCTCCAGCGTCAACAGCATTAACATCTTCTAAGGTATAGTCTTCTTTTCCAGTGGCAGCTTCTAATTTTGCGTCAAATCCTTTTACCGCAGCTATTTGTTGCTCATAAAAAGCTTTTTGTTGAGCAGCTTCTTCTACTTTTTTATCATATTCTTTTTGTGCTTTTGCAACCATATCTGCAGGCAACATAGCTTTATCTCTTACAATACGTTCATATTCCAGGTTTTCATCTACGATATCACCTAAGAAATTCCAGCCATGAATATCATCTATATAACCGTTATTATCATCATCCTTACCATTGTTAGGGATTTCATCTTCATTAGTCCAGATCACATCATCTAGATCTTCATGTTCTACATCTATTCCTGAGTCAATTACAGCAACGATAACAGTTTTACCTTTTTTACCTTTTAATATTTCTGTGTATGCCTTATTGATACTCATTCCTGGAATAGTATCCGTTACTAGATCGTAGTCTTTCCAGTTTTTTGCTTGCTCTTCAGTAAGCTCTTGGGTTTTTAAAGGAGTGCTATCAATGTTTCCTATGGGAGGAGAAACTATCGCTCCACCACTACCACAACTTACTAGAAAGCCTGTCGCAGCTATAGTAAACAAGGCAGATTTTAAAATTGAATATTTCATTTGTTGTTATTTAGTTATTTATAATAAATCTTTAAAAGTAAATGTTTTATCTAGTCGCACACCTTTTTCTGTATGCTTTACAGTGATAATCTCATTATAAGGATCATGCTCGAGTATCAAGTAGTAGCCTTTAGTTGCGGCTTCATTTAAGAATTTTTCTTTCTCTCCTAATGTAAGTAGTGGTCTCGTATCATAGCCCATAACATAAGGAAGTGGAATATGTCCTGCTGTAGGAAGCAAATCTGCCATGTAGACAAAGGTTTTACCGTCTATATGTATATGAGGAATCATCATTTTTTCTGTATGACCATCTACAAATAGAATGTCAAAGTCCATTTCGTTTTGCTTCTCATAAGAACTGTTTTGAGAAATAAACTTCAATTGACCACTTTCTTCAATAGGATTGATATTTTCCTTAAGAAAACTTGCTTTCTCACGAGCGTTAGGCTCGGTAGCCCATTTCCAGTGACTTGAGTTGGTATGGATTTCCGCTTTCGCGAAAGCGGGCTCATAAAAATCTCCTTTACTACTTTTTTGAATCACTCCACCGCAATGGTCAAAGTGCAAATGCGTTAAAAAGACGTCTGTGATATCATCACGAGAAAAACCTTTTTCTTTCAAAGAGCTATCAAGATCGTATTTATGATCCATGTAGTAGTATCCAAAAAATTTCTCTGACTGTTTCTTTCCCATCCCAGTATCCAGTAGCGTCAATCGATCTCTGTTTTCAATGAGCAGGCATCTAGCTGCCATATCTATCATGTTGTTAGAATCGGCAGGATTAGTGCGTGTCCAAAGAGATTTAGGCACAACTCCAAACATGGCACCACCATCTAGTTTAAAATTTCCAGCTTCTATAGAATGTATTTTCATAAAATGAATGTGGCTTATAGGTAGTGCAATTTATAAAAATGTTACTTCAAATTTCATGAAATTGAGTTAAAGCATTTTTTGACGTCCGAGATTTCTTCTAAAATTTATTCTCAAATCTTTCTTACCTTCTCAATGCCTTCAACGTACAAATTTGTATTTTGACT is drawn from Nonlabens dokdonensis DSW-6 and contains these coding sequences:
- the pdxA gene encoding 4-hydroxythreonine-4-phosphate dehydrogenase PdxA → MNKEENIKVGMTIGDPNGIGGEIILKAFEDPRMLELFTPVVFASTKLLSYYAKSFGLKTKIHGITSLDQIVHGKFNVLRLIKEPFNVQWGEVNSEAGALAVKSLASATEALKNNEIDVLVTAPINKESIHSEDFSFPGHTDYLNQELEGESLMFMVSNELRVGLLTDHVPVKDVPARINAKVIKTKIGTIKESLKKDFGISKPRIAVLGINPHVGDNGVIGTDDQDTLIPALEELREDGNIIFGPYAADSFFGNKKYQEFDAILASYHDQGLVPFKTIAFGHGVNYTAGLSHVRTSPDHGTGFDIAGKGEAHPESFIAAIHTAIHIYRKRKEYDILNENPLKKLSRKRR
- a CDS encoding S8 family serine peptidase, producing the protein MKYSILKSALFTIAATGFLVSCGSGGAIVSPPIGNIDSTPLKTQELTEEQAKNWKDYDLVTDTIPGMSINKAYTEILKGKKGKTVIVAVIDSGIDVEHEDLDDVIWTNEDEIPNNGKDDDNNGYIDDIHGWNFLGDIVDENLEYERIVRDKAMLPADMVAKAQKEYDKKVEEAAQQKAFYEQQIAAVKGFDAKLEAATGKEDYTLEDVNAVDAGDDQELVQAKGIAGRVFPQYESFKALIGLLQDEVDGLTALLNGDKIKTNYRKDILNDDPYTWDTPVYGNNEYSGPDPEKADAFHGTHVAGIIAAERDNGLGVNGVANNVEIMVLRAVSQADEYDKDIAKAIRYAADNGATVINGSFGKYHSTNPEWVWEAIKYAESKDVLFVNAAGNEGIDTDFTQVYPQDQELAGAEISDNFITVGALNYEYGSGLLANFSNYGKSSVDVFAPGVAIYSTAPNNEYRNAGGTSMAAPATAGVAAVIRSQYPKLTAAQVKQVIMDSGLTTSARVVLGGNAEDMKPFGETTVSGKMVNLYNALILASKM
- the rpmF gene encoding 50S ribosomal protein L32, which translates into the protein MAHPKRKISKTRRDKRRTHYKASVPQIATDSTTGEAHLYHRAHWHEGKLYYRGNVLIDKTEVAEA
- a CDS encoding riboflavin synthase translates to MFTGIIESAAEVKEIRKENTNVHLTLSSNLTSELKIDQSVAHNGVCLTVVSINSDQYTVTAIEETLLKTNIKHLEVGDIVNMERAMKMGARLDGHIVQGHVDQTATCTQVLNKDGSWIFSFEYDPTLHNVTIEKGSICINGVSLTVVDSKPNSFSVAIIPYTYEHTGFKTLSKGDIVNLEFDVIGKYVKRLMNL
- a CDS encoding MBL fold metallo-hydrolase, with amino-acid sequence MKIHSIEAGNFKLDGGAMFGVVPKSLWTRTNPADSNNMIDMAARCLLIENRDRLTLLDTGMGKKQSEKFFGYYYMDHKYDLDSSLKEKGFSRDDITDVFLTHLHFDHCGGVIQKSSKGDFYEPAFAKAEIHTNSSHWKWATEPNAREKASFLKENINPIEESGQLKFISQNSSYEKQNEMDFDILFVDGHTEKMMIPHIHIDGKTFVYMADLLPTAGHIPLPYVMGYDTRPLLTLGEKEKFLNEAATKGYYLILEHDPYNEIITVKHTEKGVRLDKTFTFKDLL
- a CDS encoding YceD family protein is translated as MELKAFMISFAGLKQGKHQFKYEVDNTFFENFGFEEFNSSSITVEAQLDKRNTIMDLLLEAQGSVNVNCDVTNEPFDLEINASMDLVIKFGEAFNDDNEELLILSHGDYEFNIAQYVYEMIVLSIPQKRVHPGVEDGSLESDVLEKLEELSVSDPEENKNKEIDPRWEALKKLKTDNNL